One window of the Candidatus Binataceae bacterium genome contains the following:
- a CDS encoding enoyl-CoA hydratase-related protein gives MELKFIKYEKRGHLAYITFNRPEVMNALHPPCHLEMDQVWDDFVADREMWVAILTGAGERAFSAGNDLKWTAEHRGERPQMSKGGFAGITSRFDITKPIIAAVNGFALGGGCEIALACDIIIAAEHARMGLPEPRVGLMAAAGGVHRLPRHIPLKIAMGMILTGKHLSAAEAHGWGLVNEVVPLKELMATAERWAGEIMECSPISVQASKEAAMTGLGMGLEEACRHKFLATERLWKSKDAIEGPLAFAQKRKPQWKNE, from the coding sequence ATGGAGCTCAAATTCATCAAGTACGAGAAGCGCGGCCACCTGGCCTATATCACGTTCAACCGCCCCGAGGTCATGAACGCGCTGCATCCGCCGTGTCACCTGGAGATGGACCAGGTGTGGGATGATTTCGTGGCCGACCGAGAGATGTGGGTCGCGATCCTGACCGGCGCCGGCGAGCGCGCGTTTTCCGCCGGCAACGACCTCAAATGGACCGCCGAGCATCGCGGCGAGCGCCCGCAGATGAGCAAGGGCGGCTTCGCCGGCATCACCTCGCGCTTCGACATCACCAAGCCGATCATCGCCGCGGTCAACGGCTTCGCGCTGGGCGGCGGATGCGAGATCGCGCTCGCCTGCGACATCATCATCGCGGCCGAGCACGCGCGCATGGGTCTGCCCGAGCCGCGGGTCGGCCTGATGGCTGCGGCCGGCGGCGTCCATCGCCTGCCGCGACATATCCCGCTCAAGATCGCGATGGGGATGATTCTTACCGGTAAGCATCTGAGCGCCGCCGAGGCTCATGGATGGGGTCTGGTCAACGAAGTCGTGCCGCTGAAGGAGCTGATGGCGACGGCGGAGCGATGGGCCGGCGAGATCATGGAATGTTCGCCCATATCGGTTCAGGCGAGCAAGGAAGCTGCGATGACGGGGCTTGGGATGGGCCTGGAGGAGGCGTGCCGGCACAAGTTTCTCGCCACCGAGAGGTTGTGGAAGTCCAAGGACGCGATCGAAGGGCCGCTCGCGTTTGCGCAAAAGCGCAAACCGCAATGGAAGAACGAGTAG
- a CDS encoding PaaI family thioesterase, with protein MDPLATIEAKKMPFAELLGIRVLTAAPERLTAEMAVRDDLCTLPTVLHGGAVMAFADSLGAYATMINLPEGATTTTIESKTNFIAPAPVGTTVTGECAALHRGRRTMVWQTRITNAQGRLLAIVTQTQLVLEPAARN; from the coding sequence ATGGATCCGTTAGCCACCATCGAAGCGAAAAAAATGCCTTTCGCGGAACTGCTCGGCATCCGCGTCCTGACCGCGGCGCCCGAGCGCCTTACGGCCGAGATGGCCGTGCGCGACGATCTCTGCACCCTGCCGACGGTGCTGCATGGCGGAGCCGTGATGGCGTTCGCCGATTCGCTCGGCGCGTATGCGACGATGATCAATCTGCCCGAGGGCGCAACAACCACGACGATCGAGTCGAAGACCAATTTCATCGCCCCGGCGCCGGTCGGCACCACCGTCACAGGCGAATGCGCAGCCTTGCATCGCGGGCGGCGCACGATGGTCTGGCAGACGCGGATCACCAATGCGCAGGGACGCCTGCTTGCAATTGTGACCCAGACCCAGTTGGTTCTGGAGCCGGCCGCGCGCAATTGA